Part of the Acidobacteriota bacterium genome is shown below.
TCAGGGTTTCGGCCAGGCGCTTGCCCTCATCATAGCAACTGCGGACACCGATCGGATTGACGTTGCCCCAGTATGTCTCCGGCTGGGGGTGCACCGCCGGGTTGCCGTACACCTCGCTGGTGGACGCCTGAAGGATGCGCGCCCGCACTCGCTTGGCCAGGCCCAGCATGTTGATCGTCCCCATCACGTTGGTCTTGACGGTTTTCACCGGGTTGAACTGGTAGTGGACGGGGGAGGCGGGGCAGGCCAGATTGTAGATCTGGTCCACCTCGAGCAGGATCGGCTCCACCAGGTCGTGCCGGATGAACTCGAACCGGGGCTGGTCGAGGAGGTGTTCGATGTTGTGCTTCTGGCCCGTAAACAGATTGTCCAGGCAGATCACCTCGTGGCCGGAAGCCAGCAGGCGCTCACACAGGTGCGAGCCGATGAAACCTGCGCCGCCGGTGACCAGAATCCGTTTCATGCGCCCCTCTCCTGCGGAGTTTGGGTTAGTATAACCGCCGCCACCCGGCAAGGCAAGCGTCCGCGGCGCGCCCGTGCCGGGGTCGGACAGAAAGATTTGTACCGATTCGGCGGGGTTTTGTTGTTACAATATCCTCATCAAGGAGTTCCCCATATGGACGACTTTGTGCCCGACCCTGACCCGAGCGCCACGGCGACGGCCAGGATCTGTCCGTTGCTGGATCGGGCGTGTCTGCGTGACCGGTGCCAGTTGTGGGTGCGTGATTGGCACGAGGAGCGCAACCGTTACCACGTCGACTGCGCCATCGCCCTCATCGCCGTCGGTGTGAATGACGAGTCGCTCGTCCGGCTGAGAAACAAGAAAACCATATCCTGACGGACTCACTTGAGACGAACAGCCTGGTTATACATGCTGGTGGCGGTTTGGGGCGCGGCGGCGTTCGCTCCCGCCCAGGTGTTGCCGTTCCGCAACTGGCGCCCCGAAGACGGGCTGGCCTCCTCGCAGGTGTGGGCGATTCATCAGGACAATCAGGGCTATGTCTGGATCGGTTGCACCGGCGGGATTTCGCGCTTCAACGGCCGGCAGTTCGTCACCTACCGGGACGCGCAGGGCGTGCTCCAGAATGTCGTTGAAGCCATCGGTGTGGACAGCCAAGGCCGGCTTTGGGCGGGCACGTTCCGCGGTCCGTGCGTTTACAACGCCCTGCAGGACCGTTTCATTTTCCAGCAGGACCTCGGCGGCCGGGTCCGCCGGTTCGTGACCCTGCGCGGCGAACTGTACCTGATGGCCGAGCGGGCCGTGTACCGGCTCGGCCCGGGCGATGTCTGGGAGGCCGTCGGCATCGCCGGCGTGGTGGATCCGCTGACTGCACTCTCCACCGACGGGCAGGCGCTCTATGTCGCCACCACCACCCACCGCGTGTTCCGCATGGATCCGAAGCAGCCGGAGGACGTCCGCAGTTATCTGCTCCCGGCCGCCGTCAATGATCTGCGCGCCATTGCCGGCGGCGATGTGTGGGTGGGCACGGATGCAGGGTTGTATTTCATTGACCGCGCGCGCGGCACGCCCGCCGGGCCCGTCACCGGATCCAGCCCATACCGCATCCTGACCCTAGTCCAGGACGGCGACGGCACCGTCTGGGCCGGCACCACTGTGTCACTGCTCCAGTGGGACGGCGATCGGCTCCACCGGTTCGACTCGGCGACCGGCCTGGGCGGACTGCCGGTCTGGTCGTCGTTCCAGGACCGCGAGGGCAACCTCTGGTTCGGGACCAACCACGGTGTCAGTCTCCTGGCCAAACGGCAGACCGAGATCTTCGACGCCCGGGCGGGCCTGCCCGGCCGCAGCGTCATCGCGGTGACCTGGGACGCTGTCCGGCGGCGGACCTGGTGTGCCACCACCGAGGGGCTCTTTTTCTATGCCGATGGCCGGATGCAGGCCTACCCGGACCCTGACGGATATTTCCGTCGCTATTATGTCTGGACCATCCTGCCCACGCCTGACGGCCGGTTGTGGCTGTCCACCGACGGCGGCGGCGTGGTGGTGATCGACGGCGCCCGGCGCCGGATCCTGACTGCGGCCGACGGCTTGGCCGGCAATGAGGTGCTGGAGCTGTACCGCGACGACGACGGCGTGGTCTGGGCGGGCGGGCGCCAGGGGTTGTCGCGAATCGCACCGGACGGGATCCAGGCTTACACCCAGGAGCACGGCCTGCCGGTCAACTATGTCCGGCGGATCACCCGCATTCCCGGCCGGTCCGATCTGTTCCTGGGCACCATCGGCGGCGGCTTCGTTCGGTTTGACGGCCGCCGGTTCATCACCCTCCAGCCGCCTGACAATCAATCGCTCCTCTCCATCTACGACATGATCTGGTTGGACGGTCGGCTGTGGCTGGCTACCAACCGGGGCGTGTACATTTGGCGGGACGACCGGCAGTTCAACCATATCGGTCTCGCCGCCGGATTGCCGAACCTGAACTGCACCGTCTTCCTCCGAGCGGGTGACAACCTGCTCTGGCTGGGCACCGATTCCGGGGCGGCGCTTCTGGACACGCGTTCGGAAGGCGTGATCCGCACCCTGACCACCGCCCACGGCTTGGCCGGAGACGAGTTCACCACCCATCACAGCGCCACCGCGGATGGCGAGGGGAATTTCTGGTTCGGCACGTTCGGCGGCGCCAGCCGGGTCAGTCGCGCCATCGTCGATCCGAACCGGCCGCCGGAAGGACGCC
Proteins encoded:
- a CDS encoding diguanylate cyclase, with product MRRTAWLYMLVAVWGAAAFAPAQVLPFRNWRPEDGLASSQVWAIHQDNQGYVWIGCTGGISRFNGRQFVTYRDAQGVLQNVVEAIGVDSQGRLWAGTFRGPCVYNALQDRFIFQQDLGGRVRRFVTLRGELYLMAERAVYRLGPGDVWEAVGIAGVVDPLTALSTDGQALYVATTTHRVFRMDPKQPEDVRSYLLPAAVNDLRAIAGGDVWVGTDAGLYFIDRARGTPAGPVTGSSPYRILTLVQDGDGTVWAGTTVSLLQWDGDRLHRFDSATGLGGLPVWSSFQDREGNLWFGTNHGVSLLAKRQTEIFDARAGLPGRSVIAVTWDAVRRRTWCATTEGLFFYADGRMQAYPDPDGYFRRYYVWTILPTPDGRLWLSTDGGGVVVIDGARRRILTAADGLAGNEVLELYRDDDGVVWAGGRQGLSRIAPDGIQAYTQEHGLPVNYVRRITRIPGRSDLFLGTIGGGFVRFDGRRFITLQPPDNQSLLSIYDMIWLDGRLWLATNRGVYIWRDDRQFNHIGLAAGLPNLNCTVFLRAGDNLLWLGTDSGAALLDTRSEGVIRTLTTAHGLAGDEFTTHHSATADGEGNFWFGTFGGASRVSRAIVDPNRPPEGRPQVALDRMEVTLRGGQRLLYRQAHNLALPAGVRSIRFAFDVLWFQDPQNLRVSSKLSGFDENFSAPGQVFQREFTNLPAGEYALDIHHFEGTRLQGKARLASFWIAPPFWQNPLFQLLAAILVCLLIFLLFRWRLHAIEQEKEHLSELVRTATHELEKKNTLLSRLATTDELTGLFNRRYFLRSLIQECRRLARSRPGETLTLLMLDIDHFKAINDAHGHELGDRVLQHVARCLRSGLRTTDCIARFGGEEFLVLLPVTPLDGGKRVAEKIRLMLEYYPVEHEGQAVHCTVSIGVTTATSPVDRPDELPDRLIRTADTLMYQAKQRGRNCTVAEPMPASAAKPVESES